From Methanocella paludicola SANAE, a single genomic window includes:
- a CDS encoding sugar phosphate isomerase/epimerase family protein: MKFGLKVHHSDIASLMDMRPEALEFALFCGDMDGSWAKGIEFDGPVVLHMPEKFADGSLVDLASPEEGKRRDAVAILKRTIDLGAAMGAESIICHPGGIRAKPEFVDQCPLLDSMHELIAYVRGTTRLLLENMPDIYWYKGVLHSSCLFKHKDEISTILDELSLGLCMDLCHAKLYCNSMGEDYLSYVTALKPYIRHIHVSDARGSTEEGVQIGDGEVDFAALRKLLGDVGAAAVPEILDGHKDGGAGFRIAARRLEKIGFFNGDDRR; the protein is encoded by the coding sequence ATGAAATTCGGCCTCAAGGTGCACCATAGCGACATCGCTTCTTTAATGGATATGCGGCCGGAAGCCCTGGAATTCGCCCTGTTCTGCGGGGACATGGACGGCTCATGGGCTAAGGGCATTGAGTTCGACGGCCCCGTCGTCCTGCATATGCCCGAAAAATTCGCCGATGGCTCGCTGGTCGACCTGGCCTCTCCGGAAGAGGGAAAACGCAGAGATGCAGTCGCCATACTAAAGCGGACCATCGACCTGGGGGCAGCGATGGGGGCGGAAAGCATCATCTGCCATCCGGGAGGCATTCGGGCGAAGCCCGAATTCGTCGACCAGTGCCCGCTTCTCGATTCTATGCATGAGCTAATTGCCTACGTGCGAGGCACAACCCGGCTGCTCCTCGAGAACATGCCTGACATATACTGGTATAAGGGCGTCCTGCATTCCTCATGCCTCTTTAAGCACAAGGATGAGATATCGACTATCCTTGATGAGCTAAGCCTGGGGCTATGCATGGACCTTTGTCACGCGAAGCTCTACTGCAATTCAATGGGCGAGGACTACCTCTCCTATGTAACGGCGCTAAAGCCCTACATCCGCCATATCCATGTATCGGATGCGCGCGGCTCCACTGAGGAAGGCGTGCAGATAGGCGATGGGGAGGTCGATTTCGCAGCACTCCGAAAACTGTTAGGCGACGTGGGCGCCGCCGCAGTGCCGGAGATACTGGACGGCCACAAGGACGGTGGGGCAGGGTTCAGGATCGCGGCCCGGCGACTGGAGAAAATCGGATTTTTCAACGGCGATGACAGGCGATAG
- a CDS encoding ATP-binding protein → MEEVKDHSALARERYNKLLLTAIILACIAVTLYVNLVMGINAVYTHLFYIPIILAGIWYHQRAILVALFLGLAHISISYFDASYIVPDSFIRASIFLIVAIVVGTLSENKDRLYNDIHLLLESTDEGIFGVDTSGRCTFINRSALRQIGYTKDEVLGKDTHDLIHHTRRDGTPCRREQCCVVESLRTGSGCRDSDDIFWRKDGTSFPVEYSSYPIVVDGEIKGAVVTFMDITDRKRSEAEILDARRQAELYVDLMGHDINNMNQIGMSYLELGLMNLSIQEEEKIYLEKPLEALKNSTRLIDTVRKLQRIREGSLKHEKVDMCQMLREVASEFSHVPGREVAIRLESAGECYLNADPLLKDVFMNIVGNAIKHSTGPITVDIREERVFEDSRPYYRVDISDNGPGIPDELKKRLFGRYQRGVSGVTGRGLGLYLVKNLVTDFHGKVWVEDRVPGEPSKGARFVIMLPALTS, encoded by the coding sequence ATGGAAGAAGTTAAAGATCATTCGGCCCTGGCCAGAGAACGGTACAATAAGCTTTTACTGACGGCCATCATCCTGGCCTGCATAGCCGTTACCCTGTACGTCAACCTTGTCATGGGCATCAACGCCGTCTATACTCACCTGTTTTACATACCCATCATCCTGGCGGGCATATGGTACCACCAGAGAGCCATCCTTGTCGCTCTGTTCCTGGGCCTGGCGCACATATCCATCTCGTACTTCGATGCAAGCTACATCGTCCCCGACAGCTTTATCCGGGCGTCGATATTCCTGATAGTCGCCATCGTCGTCGGCACGCTGTCGGAGAACAAGGACCGGCTATATAACGATATACACCTGCTGCTCGAATCGACCGACGAGGGGATCTTCGGTGTCGACACGAGCGGCCGGTGCACGTTTATCAATCGCTCCGCGCTCCGTCAGATCGGCTACACGAAGGACGAGGTCCTGGGAAAGGATACGCATGACCTGATCCACCATACCCGCAGGGATGGTACGCCGTGCCGCCGTGAACAGTGCTGTGTGGTCGAGTCTCTACGCACAGGCAGCGGCTGCCGGGACAGCGACGATATCTTCTGGCGGAAGGACGGCACGTCTTTTCCGGTAGAATACTCTTCGTACCCGATCGTCGTCGATGGCGAGATCAAGGGCGCCGTGGTCACGTTCATGGACATCACGGACCGAAAGAGGTCCGAGGCCGAGATACTGGATGCCCGGAGGCAGGCCGAATTGTACGTCGATCTCATGGGCCACGACATCAACAACATGAACCAGATAGGCATGAGCTACCTTGAGCTCGGCCTCATGAACCTGAGCATCCAGGAAGAGGAAAAAATATACCTGGAGAAGCCCCTCGAAGCCTTGAAGAATAGCACGAGGCTCATCGATACGGTCCGCAAGCTGCAAAGGATCAGGGAAGGCAGCCTTAAGCACGAGAAGGTCGACATGTGCCAGATGCTTCGCGAAGTGGCGTCAGAGTTCTCCCATGTACCGGGACGGGAAGTGGCCATACGCCTTGAGTCGGCCGGAGAATGCTACCTGAATGCCGACCCGCTGTTGAAGGACGTGTTCATGAACATCGTGGGCAACGCCATAAAGCATTCGACCGGGCCGATCACCGTGGATATCCGGGAGGAGCGCGTGTTCGAGGATAGCCGCCCGTATTATCGCGTCGACATCAGCGATAACGGGCCCGGGATACCCGATGAGCTGAAGAAGAGGCTGTTCGGGCGATACCAGCGTGGCGTTTCAGGCGTTACTGGCCGTGGCCTCGGCCTTTATCTAGTAAAAAATCTGGTCACCGATTTCCACGGAAAAGTGTGGGTCGAGGACCGCGTGCCGGGTGAGCCCTCGAAGGGGGCGAGGTTCGTGATCATGCTGCCGGCTCTCACTTCTTAG
- a CDS encoding SpaA isopeptide-forming pilin-related protein yields the protein MKRGSIIILALVIPLAIFIAGCTTTSPATSPATGTTVKPTTPATSGLAYATAWPTVTAPETGPGDLHGKLTNAATKAPLKDAIIYIWKESDAYDTKLPAFAKAVTDANGEYKISNIPNGYYQIRITAAGNPGYDEVPLEEVDGSTEYNEEVTM from the coding sequence ATGAAAAGGGGAAGCATAATCATATTAGCATTAGTCATACCTCTGGCTATTTTTATAGCAGGGTGTACGACCACGTCTCCGGCGACGTCTCCCGCCACCGGGACGACCGTAAAGCCAACGACTCCTGCGACCTCGGGCCTGGCCTATGCGACGGCCTGGCCGACCGTGACGGCCCCCGAGACGGGGCCGGGCGACCTCCATGGTAAGCTCACGAACGCCGCCACGAAGGCTCCCTTAAAGGATGCCATCATCTACATCTGGAAAGAGTCAGACGCTTATGACACTAAACTACCGGCTTTCGCTAAGGCCGTGACCGATGCGAACGGAGAATATAAGATCAGTAACATCCCGAACGGCTATTATCAGATCCGCATCACGGCGGCGGGAAACCCGGGATATGATGAAGTGCCCCTCGAGGAGGTCGATGGGTCCACGGAGTATAACGAAGAAGTGACTATGTAA
- a CDS encoding SDR family oxidoreductase, which produces MILIVGCGPMGSAIHEALKDKEVSWACDKEHPYPASGCTGYDIKNSADVARVVKQAKPQHLILTEEISSVEYCEKNRLDAMEFNTRGTRFFVEASSSLRPRVIYLSSAFVFDGRKPGGLYAEHDHVNPINVYGETKLMGEVAVDKAADHITLRLGDVYGNFSDNFVNFVVSSLNYGQKIELARDMYFSPIYIEDVAKAVRLLTLENMSGLYNVAGTERISHYEMGLRVARAFGLKEDMLVPLSMEEMGLTVRMPKDLSLDTSKISTLIKIRGIDEGLEAMKNSMAPSK; this is translated from the coding sequence ATGATACTGATCGTCGGCTGCGGCCCAATGGGTTCCGCCATTCATGAAGCGTTAAAAGACAAAGAGGTCTCATGGGCGTGCGACAAGGAGCACCCATACCCGGCCTCCGGATGTACCGGCTACGATATCAAGAACAGCGCCGACGTGGCGCGCGTCGTGAAGCAGGCGAAGCCACAGCATCTCATCCTCACCGAGGAGATATCGAGCGTCGAGTACTGCGAAAAGAACCGGCTCGACGCAATGGAGTTCAACACCAGGGGCACGCGGTTCTTCGTGGAGGCCTCCAGCTCGCTGAGGCCCCGCGTCATATACCTGTCCTCTGCATTCGTGTTCGACGGCCGCAAGCCCGGCGGGCTATACGCGGAGCACGACCACGTCAACCCCATCAACGTCTACGGCGAGACCAAGCTCATGGGCGAGGTGGCGGTGGACAAGGCGGCGGACCATATCACGCTGAGGCTCGGGGACGTGTACGGGAACTTTTCGGATAACTTCGTCAACTTTGTCGTATCCAGCCTTAATTACGGCCAGAAGATCGAGCTGGCGAGGGACATGTACTTCTCGCCCATCTATATCGAGGATGTAGCAAAGGCAGTGAGATTACTCACGCTGGAGAACATGAGCGGCCTGTACAATGTCGCCGGCACCGAGCGCATCAGCCACTACGAGATGGGCCTCAGAGTCGCCCGCGCCTTCGGCCTGAAGGAGGACATGCTCGTGCCTTTGAGCATGGAAGAGATGGGGCTCACCGTGAGGATGCCCAAAGACCTGTCGCTCGATACCTCGAAGATCAGCACGTTGATAAAAATAAGGGGCATCGATGAAGGGCTCGAGGCCATGAAGAACTCCATGGCCCCCTCGAAATAA
- a CDS encoding alpha/beta hydrolase, which yields MRMKVSQLVVIFAACALAYLFSLAQLYGAYSGIGLISHGGSSPALELVPAGYNATIIIAHGYCADKEMMLPMGLALARNGYRVILYDSAGHGASSMLLGDEPTNVTMDRVADAYAVDNFSVAGHSMGSLAISYAMGGKPDACIGISPIDGAVNGTLPKNLLLLAGGADIESVKTTAVNAMKNGTGINNPETGYTYGGFSDGTARKLVILDGDNHITVLYDRRVYDSMLGWLDATYSIERSGGPSSYGNTALWFLLCALFAIIAFFPFTAFLSGELMGTTHEFRAPDPGLLKPALLVAGAAIAAAAITYFTGFPSIGIQLGNTVSIYLFVMGIIGLGSYWLIFRDSFKGQKFSSRAVLRPLALELVFLLYFLLFIGIPATASIYGLLPGMKRAIFIILMGAMLFPYNLLSELSFRGIPGYKSLLEGASLRIVAIALLMASILLSGTGGFFMVILPVLLPLFVFLEVLSYYTYRLSGNVLIGAILNSLLAAWLMASAFPLV from the coding sequence ATGCGTATGAAAGTTAGCCAGCTCGTCGTAATATTTGCCGCCTGTGCGTTAGCCTATCTTTTCTCACTGGCGCAGTTATATGGCGCTTACTCGGGCATAGGCCTTATTTCCCATGGCGGCAGCTCTCCGGCCCTCGAGCTCGTGCCCGCGGGCTATAACGCCACCATCATCATCGCCCACGGCTACTGTGCCGATAAGGAGATGATGCTGCCCATGGGGCTGGCTCTAGCCCGTAACGGCTATCGCGTCATCCTCTACGACTCCGCCGGGCATGGCGCTTCATCGATGCTCCTTGGGGACGAGCCCACCAATGTTACGATGGACCGGGTGGCGGATGCATACGCCGTTGATAATTTCTCGGTGGCCGGCCACTCGATGGGCTCCCTGGCTATATCGTATGCGATGGGCGGTAAGCCAGATGCCTGTATAGGCATCTCTCCCATTGATGGCGCCGTGAATGGCACGTTGCCTAAAAATTTGTTACTGCTCGCCGGCGGCGCTGATATTGAAAGCGTAAAAACCACAGCGGTAAACGCGATGAAAAATGGCACCGGCATAAACAACCCGGAGACCGGCTATACTTACGGAGGCTTCTCCGACGGCACCGCCAGGAAGCTCGTCATTCTCGATGGCGATAATCACATCACTGTCCTTTATGATCGCCGCGTGTACGATTCCATGCTCGGCTGGCTCGATGCCACCTATAGTATCGAGAGAAGCGGAGGGCCTTCTTCCTACGGGAATACGGCTCTCTGGTTCCTCCTGTGCGCCCTGTTCGCCATTATAGCATTCTTCCCATTCACAGCTTTCCTCTCCGGGGAGCTCATGGGCACTACACATGAGTTCCGGGCTCCTGATCCCGGTCTCCTCAAGCCCGCTCTGCTCGTCGCTGGCGCCGCTATCGCTGCCGCCGCTATCACATACTTCACGGGATTTCCCTCTATCGGCATACAGCTCGGTAATACCGTATCGATATATCTATTCGTCATGGGCATCATCGGGCTGGGATCGTACTGGCTCATATTCCGTGATAGCTTCAAAGGCCAAAAGTTTTCATCCCGGGCTGTTCTCAGGCCCCTGGCCCTGGAACTGGTCTTTCTTCTCTACTTCCTGCTCTTCATCGGCATCCCGGCCACCGCATCGATATACGGGCTTCTTCCGGGCATGAAAAGGGCAATTTTCATCATACTCATGGGGGCCATGCTTTTCCCGTACAATCTACTGAGCGAGCTTTCATTCCGCGGGATACCGGGCTATAAGTCTCTGCTCGAAGGCGCCTCCCTGCGTATCGTGGCCATCGCCCTGCTCATGGCCTCCATCCTCTTATCTGGGACCGGTGGCTTCTTCATGGTCATACTGCCTGTATTATTGCCGCTTTTCGTGTTCCTCGAAGTATTATCTTACTACACATACCGCCTCTCGGGCAACGTATTGATAGGTGCCATACTCAACTCGCTCCTCGCTGCCTGGCTGATGGCCTCGGCGTTCCCGCTCGTATAG
- the rpl12p gene encoding 50S ribosomal protein P1, with the protein MEYVYAALLLHKAGKPVDETGVTSVLKAAGVEVNEARVKALVAALEGVNIDEAISKAAFAAAPAAAAAAPAAGAPAAAAPQEEEKKKEEEEASGMEGLSALFG; encoded by the coding sequence ATGGAATACGTATACGCAGCTTTACTGTTACACAAGGCTGGCAAGCCTGTGGATGAGACCGGCGTCACCTCCGTCCTTAAGGCGGCTGGCGTCGAAGTGAACGAGGCCCGTGTCAAGGCCCTTGTCGCGGCGCTCGAGGGCGTCAACATCGACGAGGCCATCTCCAAGGCGGCATTCGCAGCGGCTCCGGCCGCAGCGGCAGCGGCTCCGGCGGCAGGCGCCCCGGCGGCAGCGGCCCCCCAGGAAGAGGAGAAGAAGAAGGAAGAGGAAGAGGCTTCCGGCATGGAAGGTCTCTCCGCCCTGTTCGGTTAA
- a CDS encoding S8 family peptidase, whose amino-acid sequence MILLSTIAVVGASQPAANTTGGEASTGFSTYVVAFNNAPSIQMDSKITDLVNSFNGQVLHRYSIINGMVVSIPDNKASELKKLSNVKYVEKEQTVQVLLDKAVPQIGADKVWASGYTGKGVKVCVIDTGVDANHPDLNGGKVVAWVDYVNGRTTPYDDHGHGTHVSSTIAGTGAALNGQYKGVAPEASLMEAKVLSSSGSGSDTNIVKAIDWAVQNGAQVISMSLGSTTHSQVMDDAVNAAVSKGVVCVIAAGNSGPGTRTICCPGDSPYVITVGASDRNDAIASFSSRGPNRDGSIKPDITNMGVGLMAAKAGGTSTSGYYKAMSGTSMATPMTSGVVALLLQANKTLSPAQVKTVLQKTAKQLGSSVPNNDYGYGRVDAKAALDYVLTGKIPVPTPTPTPSPGVSPTPTATPQPGAGSAVSLTSMFARYNNQYGQMNQFQVTPGTTISQGIMMGNIGDYADSYTVSVNGIPAAWWTMTGYNGEVLQPSSAAYIQMAITPAAGTATGTYTFTVTATSNSASSIKASKTYTLNVASGTVTPTATPTVTPTATPNPTISPTPTATPTPGKSFSGTASRSSEYYTYLTPTAAGQVTATINWANTYTDLNVYLYDPAGNLVAKSESRYTTSETVQFNAPAGGYYLLKVTASNSYSGVAFTGTASANTAQAYVKTGTIGSTPVTFSVTADGSRHVSARVAWTWSYSTVSLSLLDQSGRAVAQGTKTTDGFNAAYEQFDCVPASGTYTLKLASDSATRSLSYKLVTPFQL is encoded by the coding sequence ATGATACTGCTGTCCACGATAGCGGTAGTAGGGGCATCTCAGCCCGCTGCGAATACTACTGGAGGGGAGGCATCTACAGGATTTTCGACATATGTCGTTGCGTTCAACAATGCCCCGTCCATCCAGATGGACAGCAAGATAACTGACCTCGTGAACTCGTTCAACGGCCAGGTATTACACCGCTACAGCATCATCAACGGAATGGTGGTCTCGATACCGGACAATAAGGCGAGCGAGCTCAAGAAGCTAAGCAACGTCAAATACGTGGAAAAGGAGCAGACGGTCCAGGTATTGCTGGATAAGGCGGTGCCCCAGATAGGCGCCGACAAGGTCTGGGCTTCCGGGTACACCGGCAAGGGCGTGAAGGTCTGCGTCATCGACACGGGAGTGGACGCAAATCACCCCGACTTGAACGGCGGTAAGGTCGTGGCGTGGGTGGACTACGTCAACGGCAGGACCACACCCTACGATGACCACGGCCACGGCACGCACGTGTCTAGCACCATCGCCGGCACCGGCGCCGCGTTGAACGGCCAGTACAAGGGCGTAGCGCCCGAGGCCAGCCTGATGGAGGCAAAGGTCCTCTCGTCGTCGGGCTCCGGCAGCGACACCAACATCGTCAAGGCCATCGACTGGGCCGTCCAGAACGGCGCCCAGGTCATATCGATGTCCCTTGGAAGCACCACTCACTCGCAGGTCATGGACGATGCGGTCAACGCAGCGGTAAGCAAGGGCGTCGTCTGCGTCATCGCGGCCGGCAACAGCGGCCCGGGGACCAGGACGATCTGCTGCCCCGGCGACAGCCCCTACGTCATCACCGTGGGCGCGTCCGACAGGAATGACGCCATCGCCTCGTTCAGCTCCAGGGGGCCGAACCGGGACGGCAGCATCAAGCCGGACATTACCAACATGGGCGTAGGCCTCATGGCAGCAAAGGCCGGAGGCACCTCCACGAGCGGATATTATAAGGCCATGAGCGGCACCTCGATGGCGACCCCGATGACCTCGGGCGTCGTCGCCCTGCTGCTGCAGGCGAACAAGACGCTCAGCCCTGCCCAGGTAAAGACGGTGCTGCAGAAGACGGCGAAGCAGCTGGGCAGCAGCGTCCCGAATAACGACTACGGCTATGGCCGTGTGGACGCCAAGGCAGCGCTGGACTACGTGCTGACCGGCAAGATACCGGTACCCACGCCCACGCCGACCCCGTCGCCCGGCGTAAGCCCGACGCCCACTGCGACCCCGCAGCCGGGAGCAGGCTCCGCCGTATCCCTGACCAGCATGTTCGCCAGGTATAACAACCAGTACGGCCAGATGAACCAGTTCCAGGTCACGCCCGGCACCACGATCAGCCAGGGCATCATGATGGGCAACATCGGCGACTACGCCGACTCGTACACGGTATCGGTCAACGGCATACCCGCGGCATGGTGGACCATGACAGGCTATAACGGAGAGGTGCTCCAGCCCAGCAGCGCGGCCTACATCCAGATGGCGATAACGCCTGCGGCAGGCACTGCGACCGGAACGTACACGTTCACGGTAACGGCCACGTCCAACTCGGCCAGCAGCATCAAGGCCTCGAAGACGTACACGCTCAACGTGGCATCGGGCACTGTAACGCCGACGGCGACTCCGACCGTGACCCCTACGGCGACCCCGAACCCGACGATCTCGCCGACGCCTACAGCCACGCCGACTCCCGGAAAATCCTTCTCCGGGACCGCGTCCAGGAGCAGCGAATATTACACCTACCTGACGCCGACGGCGGCAGGGCAGGTAACTGCTACCATCAACTGGGCGAACACCTATACGGACCTGAACGTGTACCTCTACGACCCGGCGGGCAACCTCGTCGCTAAGTCGGAGAGCAGGTACACTACGAGCGAGACTGTGCAGTTTAATGCTCCCGCGGGCGGGTACTATCTGCTCAAAGTGACTGCGTCGAACTCGTACTCCGGCGTGGCCTTCACGGGCACGGCCAGCGCCAACACGGCGCAGGCCTACGTGAAGACGGGCACCATCGGAAGCACGCCCGTAACGTTCTCCGTAACGGCGGACGGCAGCAGGCACGTCAGCGCGAGGGTCGCATGGACCTGGAGCTATAGCACCGTCTCGCTGTCGCTCCTGGACCAGTCCGGAAGGGCGGTAGCCCAGGGCACCAAGACGACCGATGGCTTCAACGCCGCCTATGAGCAGTTCGACTGCGTCCCGGCATCGGGCACGTACACGCTCAAGCTGGCATCCGACAGCGCGACCAGAAGCCTGAGCTATAAGCTGGTAACCCCGTTCCAGCTTTAA